A part of Legionellales bacterium genomic DNA contains:
- a CDS encoding sulfatase-like hydrolase/transferase encodes MRRFNSTARFSLLKLLLWIWLFNTVLMWLIASHYLFNVLPLNLYFLGPYLGPINIFGKILVYFYLLITYCSYFALLAFLPSLLMMVISIILPWRRLIFLLSSMLFSLALLLLYTDTYIFNLYRFHLNSMIFSMFISGSMGNDVLNFSSRENLMLFFMIGLMMSAQICVHFLAAYCSKRFSLRMIKRYAIVNGGCLILSFILLILGASTGINQFSKQNVIFPGYDIFINVVFPKNMAQFLQRESETRYSQLAQNSAPLNYPQHPLIIKPNEKLPNIFIIGIDAWRFDSLTPEITPNIARFAQQSIEFKQHFSGGNATLPGLFSLFYSIPSQYWTAMTASKTSPVLIDILQQFHYSIGIFASANLYVPPLYENIFVKIKHLQRITPGNYAVDRDRKITQEFQTFLQKHPQPKFAFLFYDSAHAYCTLQDYPQPFQPAIQHCNRLLLNNDTNLIPYLNRYRNALHFIDGEVAKDLAAIKAQGLWDNSIIIITSDHGQEFNDNHLNYWEHASNFTRYQIQVPLVIHWPGKNADTINYPTSHYDIVPTLLQDVFHCRNPTNDYSIGENLFIQKLQPYLIVGSYSYMGLVTKDYILSFLNSGEVLVQTLGAKTLHQQKINPEMIKLFFNLLSQFYKTTTHS; translated from the coding sequence ATGCGACGATTTAATTCTACTGCGCGTTTTTCTTTGCTTAAATTGTTATTATGGATATGGTTATTCAATACTGTACTGATGTGGTTAATCGCGTCACACTATTTATTTAATGTCTTACCACTGAATTTGTATTTTTTAGGCCCGTATTTAGGCCCTATTAATATCTTCGGAAAAATTCTCGTCTATTTTTATTTATTGATAACCTATTGCAGTTATTTTGCATTACTCGCATTCCTGCCAAGTCTGTTGATGATGGTGATTAGTATCATATTACCCTGGCGACGGCTAATTTTTTTATTAAGTTCAATGTTATTTAGCCTTGCATTATTATTATTGTACACTGACACTTATATTTTTAATCTTTATCGCTTTCATTTAAATAGCATGATTTTTTCCATGTTTATTTCCGGCAGTATGGGGAATGATGTATTAAATTTTTCATCGCGTGAAAACCTGATGTTGTTCTTTATGATTGGGTTGATGATGAGTGCGCAAATCTGCGTGCATTTTCTCGCAGCTTATTGCAGCAAGCGATTTTCCCTCCGCATGATTAAACGCTACGCGATAGTGAATGGTGGATGTTTAATCCTATCGTTTATTTTATTAATTTTAGGTGCTAGCACAGGTATTAATCAGTTTAGTAAACAAAATGTGATTTTTCCTGGTTATGATATTTTCATTAACGTAGTCTTTCCCAAAAATATGGCACAGTTTTTACAACGCGAAAGTGAAACGCGTTATTCGCAATTAGCACAAAACTCAGCGCCCTTAAATTATCCCCAACATCCTTTAATCATTAAGCCTAATGAAAAATTACCGAATATTTTTATTATTGGCATCGATGCTTGGCGCTTTGATAGTTTAACTCCTGAGATTACACCAAATATTGCTCGCTTTGCCCAACAGTCGATTGAGTTTAAACAGCATTTTAGCGGAGGAAATGCCACACTACCGGGATTATTTTCGTTATTTTACAGTATCCCTAGCCAATATTGGACAGCGATGACAGCATCCAAAACCAGCCCTGTGTTGATCGATATATTACAACAATTTCACTATTCCATTGGCATTTTTGCCAGCGCTAATTTATATGTTCCCCCACTTTATGAAAATATTTTTGTTAAGATTAAACATTTGCAACGTATTACGCCAGGTAATTATGCAGTCGATCGCGATCGAAAAATTACTCAAGAATTTCAAACATTTTTACAGAAGCATCCACAACCCAAGTTTGCCTTTTTATTTTATGATTCTGCTCACGCTTATTGCACCTTGCAAGATTATCCGCAACCGTTTCAACCCGCCATTCAACACTGCAATCGCTTATTGTTAAATAATGATACCAATCTTATCCCATATTTAAATCGCTATCGTAACGCTTTGCATTTTATTGACGGCGAAGTTGCCAAAGATTTAGCGGCAATTAAAGCACAAGGTTTGTGGGATAATTCGATCATTATTATTACTAGCGATCACGGACAAGAATTTAATGACAATCATTTAAATTATTGGGAACATGCCAGCAATTTTACGCGCTATCAAATACAAGTGCCGTTAGTGATCCATTGGCCGGGAAAAAATGCTGATACAATTAATTACCCCACTTCTCATTACGATATTGTCCCCACGTTATTACAAGATGTATTTCACTGTCGCAATCCAACAAATGATTACAGCATCGGTGAAAATTTATTTATTCAAAAATTACAACCGTATTTAATTGTGGGCAGTTATAGTTATATGGGATTGGTGACGAAAGATTACATCTTGAGTTTTTTGAATTCGGGGGAAGTTTTGGTGCAAACGTTGGGAGCTAAAACGCTGCATCAGCAAAAAATTAATCCAGAGATGATTAAACTATTTTTTAATCTGCTTTCTCAATTTTATAAAACGACAACGCACTCGTAA
- a CDS encoding uracil-DNA glycosylase — protein MNEQQRIFYLQQMGVTVWQSRECTIASAENQDLANPWEALNHKIKNCQACGLEKTRTQTVFGVGNRQADLLIVGEAPGFHEDQQGEPFVGRAGQLLDNMLKAIGLNRQTVFIANILKCRPPNNRDPKPEEVTSCTPFLIQQIELLQPKMIVAVGRIAAHFLLKTTTPLNQLRGQQFDFQGIPLRVTFHPAYLLRSPSDKAKAWIDLLAIHQELQRLIHSQEKNPHHATI, from the coding sequence ATGAACGAGCAGCAACGAATTTTTTATTTACAACAAATGGGCGTGACGGTGTGGCAGTCGCGAGAGTGCACTATTGCATCAGCGGAAAATCAAGATTTGGCGAATCCTTGGGAAGCGTTGAATCACAAAATCAAGAATTGCCAAGCCTGTGGATTAGAAAAAACCCGTACCCAAACTGTGTTTGGTGTGGGTAATCGCCAAGCGGATTTATTGATTGTAGGTGAAGCTCCCGGATTTCATGAAGATCAACAAGGCGAACCGTTTGTGGGACGTGCTGGGCAATTGCTGGATAATATGTTGAAAGCGATTGGCTTAAATCGTCAAACGGTTTTTATTGCCAATATTTTAAAATGTCGCCCGCCGAATAATCGCGATCCCAAACCCGAAGAAGTTACTTCCTGCACGCCTTTTTTAATTCAACAAATTGAATTACTACAACCTAAAATGATTGTCGCCGTGGGACGCATCGCCGCGCATTTTTTATTAAAAACCACAACACCTTTAAATCAATTGCGCGGGCAGCAATTCGATTTTCAAGGCATACCGTTGCGCGTGACATTTCATCCGGCGTATTTATTACGATCTCCCAGCGATAAAGCCAAAGCCTGGATTGATTTATTAGCCATTCATCAAGAATTGCAACGGCTCATCCATTCTCAGGAAAAAAACCCACATCATGCGACGATTTAA
- a CDS encoding class I SAM-dependent methyltransferase, with the protein MMYGELCTEFYNADKLFAAAEELTFYQELFSKQDKLLEPMCGSGRLLIPLVQQGFTVDGFDASAAMLHSCKQRAQASNVTAFVTENTIDTFEAAILYQGIIIPLGSFQLLYPHQKAYQALTQFYDWLVPAGKLVMDLFIPWDALYEHAEVDASTRKVKLSATDSITLTNQTFVNKFEQYLISKSHYAKYSGDALIQEEYEEMNILWYYRHEMGLMLEKFGFKNIQYRKRFLNGSDHLTFIAEK; encoded by the coding sequence ATGATGTATGGTGAACTTTGCACAGAATTTTATAATGCAGATAAGTTATTTGCTGCTGCAGAAGAATTAACGTTTTATCAGGAATTATTTTCAAAGCAAGATAAGTTGCTCGAGCCGATGTGTGGTTCAGGAAGATTATTAATTCCGCTCGTACAACAGGGTTTCACCGTGGATGGGTTTGATGCTTCAGCAGCCATGTTACACAGTTGCAAGCAACGCGCACAAGCGTCAAACGTTACCGCCTTCGTCACTGAAAATACCATTGATACTTTTGAAGCGGCAATTTTATATCAAGGTATTATTATTCCACTCGGATCATTCCAATTATTGTATCCTCATCAAAAAGCTTACCAAGCGTTAACACAATTTTATGATTGGTTAGTTCCTGCGGGAAAATTAGTAATGGATTTATTTATCCCATGGGATGCGTTATACGAACATGCAGAAGTCGATGCCAGCACTCGCAAAGTGAAGTTATCCGCTACCGATTCTATCACCCTCACTAATCAAACGTTTGTTAATAAATTTGAACAATATTTAATTTCCAAATCGCATTATGCCAAATATTCCGGTGATGCGCTTATTCAAGAAGAATACGAAGAAATGAATATATTATGGTATTATCGGCATGAAATGGGATTGATGTTAGAAAAATTTGGTTTTAAAAACATCCAATATCGAAAACGTTTTTTAAATGGCAGTGATCATTTAACCTTTATTGCCGAAAAATAA